The following nucleotide sequence is from Barnesiella propionica.
GATGCTTTGCAACAAGGTTTAGCCTGGATCCCGTTTTACATAATTATTATTGCCATTGCTGCACTAGCATGGTTCAAAGCCGGTAAAGGAATAGGCATATTTACTTTATTAGGATTACTGCTTATCTATGCCATGGGATTCTGGGATTCTACAATGGTAACTTTAGCCCTCGTACTCTCATCTACCATCATAGCACTTATATTAGGCATTCCCTTGGGAATATGGTGTGCTGAAAATAAAAAAACCGAAAAAATAGTTCATCCCATACTGGACCTGATGCAAACAATGCCTGCCTTCGTATATCTTATACCGGCCGTACTGTTTTTCGGACTGGGAAATGTACCCGGTGCATTTGCGACTGTTATATTTGCAATGCCTCCTGTCGTACGGCTAACGACTTTAGGTGTTAAGCAAGTACCCCAAGACATAATCGAAGCAAGTCGGTCATTCGGAGCAACAAAAAGACAAATGTTATTTAAGGTACAACTGCCACTGGCTTTGCCAACTATTATGACAGGCATAAACCAAACTATCATGATGTCCTTATCAATGGTAGTAATCGCAGCAATGATTTCTGCCGGAGGATTAGGTGAAATAGTTTTAAAAGGAATTACGCAGATGAAAATAGGCCTGGGATTTGAAGGAGGGCTGGCTGTCGTTATCCTGGCTATCATTCTCGACCGTATTACACAAGGCTTTGTATCACGTAAATAAAAAAACATGAAATACTTGATATACATAAACATTCTTTTAATTATAACAGTAACAGCTGGTTGTTCCGCAAAAGAAAAAAATTCTAAAGAAATATCCATTGCATACCCTAACTGGTCCGAAGGGATCGCCTTAAGTTACCTGGCAAAAAATATTTTAGAAGAACAAGGATATAAAGTAACCATGCAAAATGCAGACATTGCTCCTATTTTCGTTTCCATGGCTCGTGGAAAAACCGACGTTTTTATGGACACTTGGTTACCGGTAACCCATAAAGATTATATGAATCAATATGGAGAAAAATTGGACATAATAGGAAAATCATATAATAATGCACGCATCGGTTTGGTCGTACCCACCTATGTTAGCATAAATTCTATCGAAGAACTTAACAAAAATCATAATCAGTTTTCAGGAGAAATTATCGGCATTGATGCTGGAGCCGGTATCATGAAATCGACCATTCAAGCTATTGCCGATTATCCTCTGGATATTGAACTGAGATCTTCCAGCGGAACCGCCATGACAGCTTTGCTGAAAAAAGCAACTGATGCAAAAAAATGGATTGTAATTACCGGATGGCAGCCTCATTGGATGTTCTCCGTATTCGATCTAAAATTCTTGGACGATCCTAAAAAATCATTCGGAGAGGCCGAAAGTATATTTACTATCTCAAGAAAAGGATTTTTTGCAGATGATCCTTTCGCCGGTAATTTCTTTTCTAACCTAAAACTAAACGACGAGCAATTAAGCTCATTACTCAACTATTTCAATACCATCTCTGATGAAACGGAAGCCGCAAATAAATGGATAGACGAAAACAGAGAACTCGTTGATTCGTGGATATCCGGTAAACAATAAAATATTTTGTAAATAACAAAAAGATCAACGGATTTTCCTGGTTTGAAAATGGTATTGCCAAATGAAAGAAATACCTTTTAACCTCGAAATAGCATTGAAAAGCAAAAAGACCGAATACAAAAAAAGCATTAGCCCCCAGGAGAAAACCCGTTTAGCTCGAAAGAAACGTAGAAAGTCGTAATGCACAATTGAACAAAAAATAATAACTATATCAGATATTAATATGAATTTAGAAGAAGTTTTAAATTACCGCCGTTCAGTACGAGTGTTTGATAAAGAAAAACAAATAGATCCGGAAAAAGTAAAACATTGCCTGGAACTGGCAACATTAGCTCCCAATAGTTCAAATATGCAATTATGGGAATTTTATCAAATTATAAAACCCGAATTATTAGCAAAGATATCAAAGGCCTGCCTCGACCAAACTGCTACAGCTACAGCCTCAGAAATCGTCGTTTTTGTTACACGTCAGGATTTATATAAAAAAAGAGCAAAGTTTGTACTTGAATTTGAAAGAGAGAATATTAAACGAAACAGTCCGAAAGAACGCCAAGAAAAACGTATTAAAGACAGAGAGCTCTACTATGGAAAGTTGATGCCGTTTATTTATGCCAGATTTTTCGGTTTACTAGGCTTTTTAAGAATTATATTGGCAAAAATTATCGGACTTTTCCGCCCTATTATTCGGGAAGTATCCGAAAATGATATGCGTGTCGTAGTACATAAGTCTTGCGCACTTGCCGCACAAACATTTATGATTGCTATGGCAAACGAAGGATATGATACTTGTCCTCTGGAAGGTTTTGACAGTAAACAAATTAAAAAGCTATTAAAACTACCTCATCGTTCCGGAGTGAATATGGTAATAGCCTGTGGCATCCGAGACGGAAATAAAGGAATCTGGGGCGAACGGGGGAGAGTTCCATTCAGTGAAGTTTATCATAGAATCTAATTGCTTCAAATGTAAACATTCCCTAATCATATATTCAAAAACACATATAACATATCCTCGGCATATACAAATAAATATACTACTAAAAATCAGATAACCTAACGCTGTTTTTTCCTTGTCTTCATAGGACTCAACAGTATCATAGCTAACAATAGTATTCCAACAAAAAAACCAATGCCGAAAATAGAATACACTATTCTATTTTCCAGCTTATTTATTTTAAAATATCTAGGCTCTGTATACAGGATCTTCCCTCTTCCGAAAGTCTTATACCTCGGTAACTCATATTTTTTTATAAATTCATAATATTCTTCATTGATAAGTTTATAACGCTCTAAAAATAAGCTTTCGTTCTCTCCGTCCAACATATAAGGATAGCCTTCACTAAAAACATGTTTACGTAAAGGAAGATAATATATCATTCCTGTAAACATGTCTTCATATTTTTTCTTACTTAACATACTAATAAATGGATATAAATCAAATTTATCTTCACCGAAGGGGGAGTCACGAAAACCGAAAGCATATGCAGAATCACCCATTTGTTCGAATGCAACATCCCATTTCCCATTTTGTATAGGAGGAGCAACCTCTATAGAAAAATAATTCAAGGTTATATTATTAATTAAGACATTCGCTATTTTACCAGGGAAAGTTCTATTTAAATAAGCTCCACAATTATCATTCAAATAGTCATCAAGCAGGAAAGCATGTCTGAAATTCATAATAATCAAAGACTTATTTGCCTTTTTGGATTTGATAGTATTTATAATATTCGTGGCCATTATACTATCATACATTTTTTCAGCATATGGATTTACCAAAATATCCGAACTGGTAAAACACACATTTATACGAACACTGTCCTTTTGATTTAAATAATAAACCCTTTTTAAAAAGTCAAACCAACTTGTACGATTCCAAAGAGGATGCAGAGTCTGATTTTTCATTAAAAAGCCGGACAATGCTTTTTCCATAAGTGAATCATTAGAATATGTTGTAGAAGTATAAGCTTGGTAATCTTTTATTCGATCTGCACGTCCTTGTTCTGTAAAAATAGTTCCTATATCAGAAAAACGTTCGTCTTTTATAATATTATAAATCATATCCCATTGCGTATATTCATTATGAAATCTCTCGCAAAGAATGACATGATCATATTTTTTGAACAAGTCAAATATATAATCATTAATATCCTGCCGGTTATGTTGTAAATATTGGGTATATTTAGTTACAGCGGACGAAGAAGGACGAGGAGCATAATATTCTATTTCAGCAGATTTGGCTAAATCCGGATTAGTTAAATAGGTATTAGCTATTCTGGAAAAGAAACCAAGAACCAATATTATCATATATAAAATCAATAACTTATAACGTTCTTTTTTACTAATAAAAGAAACAGATCTAATGATTTTAATTTTAAATATCTTTTTACGAAAAAACAAAAGTAAAAATAAAATTATAAGAAATATAAAAAATAAAATAATATAAAAAAGAGAATATGAATGAAATATATTGTTCGCATTTAACACATATGGCAATAAATTATATAGGAATAAACTGATAACCAATAAAAAACCTGGAATACTAGTAAAAACATCTCTCAAAGCAAACCTTACAAATTTATTTTTATTTTCTATCGAGGATTTTAATCTAATACCCAAAAATTTTTGACCTAATGTACACATCCAAAAGAAATGGCATATAACCTCATAGATCATCCAAACAGACAACCACCCCCACAAGAACGGAAGATAAAAAAATCCGGATATACAAAAACTCAATATACAGAAAAGATAAAGACTAAAAGATAAGTCTATTATAATTCCTAAAATCCTCTGAATAGCAAATGTGATTTTTTTCATTATGTATTTACTATATGCACTATTATTTATTTTACAACTTATCAGGGTAGATTCTAATATTCAATAAATTTTTAAGCAATATACAATTAATAATTTATAGGTATGACTTACTATTACCATACAAGCCATAACATTAACACAAAATAAAGCCGTTTAACAAATCATATTATTTACGGTCTGATATTAAAAAGACACCGGTTATAATAATATAACGATGTCTTTTTTCTCTATATAAACATTTTAATCACAAAATAGGTACTTCCATCAGCAAAAGTTTAGCTTTCTTCAATACTTTAATCTGTATTTGCTTTGTTTCATAAAGACCGATACCATCCCGCCGGGAAAGAATCGCATCCCCTATCGCTATTTCACCTTCCAAAACAAATAAATATATACCCGTATTATCTTTATGTAACGTATAATCTATAATTTTACCGGCATCAAAATCTCCCATAGAGAACCAGGCATCCTGGTCTATCGAGGCTGGTGCATCACCATCAGGAGATATAAACAAAGCCCACTGATTAGGAAGCAAAAGTTCCCGTATATCATAATCATTATATTTGGGCCGATTATTTTTGTGTTTCGGTATTACCCATATCTGTAAAAACTCTACAGGCTCCGTCTGACTATGATTTTTTTCACTATGAAGTATGCCTGTTCCGGCACTCATAACCTGAATCTCCCCCACTGTTATTACCTTTTGATTACTTTCACTATCGCCATGCCTTAAATGTCCCTTTAAAGGTATCGACACTATTTCCATATTCTCGTGAGGATGAGTATCGAATCCCGTACCCGGAGCTACTTTGTCATCATTAAGTACGCGTAATGCGCCAAAACTCATCCGATGAGGATTATAATAATTGGCAAAACTAAATGTATGATGCGTATCAAGCCATCCGTGATTAGCATGTCCCCGGCTTTCAGCCTTATCTATAATAGATTTCATAACACTACAATATTTTATTGTTATTAATTAAAAACATCTGCATGGAAGGAAAGTTCTGTTCTTCCTTATCGAAAACGCTCAAATCAATCCCATAAAGAAATTATTAGTAAATTTGCACATCAAAATACATAAATATGATAACACCCAAATTAGATATTCATACGCATAGCATAGTAAGCGGACATGCATTCAGTACCCTGCAGGAAATGGCTAAAACAGCATCGGAAAAAGGACTGGAACTATTAGGTGTCACCGAACACGCTCCAAGTATACCGGGTACTTGCAGTCTAATCTACTTCAGAAATTTACACGTTGTCCCTCGAAAAATGTACGGAATAGAGCTTTTACTAGGTTCTGAATTGAATATTACAGATTATAAAGGATCCATAGATATGGATGAAAATCATTTAAAAATGCTTGATGTAAGAATTGCAGGAATTCATTCTTTATGTTATACTCCGGGTAGCATAGAACAAAACACACAAGCAATCATTGGAGCAATAAGTAATTCTTATATAGATATAATAAGTCACCCAGGCAATGGAACAGTTCCATTACTATATGAACCTATCGTACTTGCTGCAAAAAAATACGGAACTCTTCTTGAAATAAATAACAGTTCGCTAAATCCCTTACGACATAAAGAATGCGCGAAATATAACAATTTGCAAATATTACATCTATGTAAAAATATGAAGTTCCTGTTATACTAGGCAGTGACGCACATATATCTTTTGATATAGCCCGATATGACTTTATACCCGAACTGCTACAAATGTCAGAGTTTCCAGACAAACTTATTATCAATGATAAAATAGATACTTTCAGAAAAATTATTCATCGCAACAGAAAATATCAATAACTCAACGTCCATTTAGTCAGCAATCTGATATCATTAAAGAACATATATATCCTACGAATAACCCCGGGATTAACCTCCGGCAAATAAACCATGTGCCTATCTTTCTTCAGACAAAGAAGAAATACACGTCCGTTTTTAAGAAATATCTTAAAACATCCGTTCTTTCTCTCCGCATTCAAATAAATGATATCATCATAAGCAATACGATCTCCTGAGCCATCTTCAAACTCCATATAATCATCCAAATATGTAATATGATGCTGCATTTTATAAGGACGGAGCTTCTCCATAATCTTAAATTTACTTATCGGCGATGCATGTTTTACAAAATATTTTATCATCCAATCACTTAACTTATCCCGAAATGTTATATCGCGTAAAAAATATATCTCTCTATATAAATAAGTATATATATTTTCATGCGTTTTATTTATTATCGTAAAAAGCTGCACCTCATTATTATTTGAAGTAGTAGAAAAGACTAAACGAATTTTAGGCGATAATTCCAAAAACAAAAAATTATCAGACCGAGCAATAGAATCAACAAAAGCATAAGGAATATATCTTTTACTAAAAGAAGAAGTCGAAATAAAAGTAAAACCATTTTTTTTAAATTCGAAATGATGCAGATATTTATATGGCATTAATGCATCAGAAATAGAGATTCTATACTTTTCCGATTTTATTCCTTTTTGATATAAACAAATCGAGTTTGTCATTTATTCGATTTTAGCACTGATTATTAATAAATTATTTTATATCACAAAATTATATTAGAATTCTGTTTTTTACTACCACTTTTTAGCTCAAAATATACACCAATTGGTCCAAAGTTCACTATAAAATTCACATTAAATGATTTATTAAAGTTAATACAAAATATCAGCACATAACCTAAAAACAAAATAATACACTGATAATAAATATATTATAAAAACAAATAAACAAACAAATGATATAATATACGTTAAATAAATAAACTCCATTGAACAATTCAGCTCAACACAACATACCTCTAATAAAAAGAATCATGACAGATTGAATATTTTAAAAATCATATTTATGAATCGGAAAGAATGCGAACTTTATCATTGCGAATATAAAAACATTTTGGAAAAAGAATTTAATTATTTGCAATATGAAAAAGGAAGAGAAGTTATATTCCCCTCCGATAAAACACAACACATTATGGCCTTTGTTCTTAAAGGAGAAATGACAATAACCTACGAAAAACAACCATCTGTAGAAGCTTATTCTCCCCAAGTATTCGTAGTGCCGAAGAGATCTACAATAAAAATAAAGGTAAGTGAAAAAACGGACTCATTAATATTTTACATGCGTTTTACCGAATTAAATGGCTTTTGTGATAAATTTAACATAAAAGATATAATTCAGGACCCCGATTTCTTATGGATGTTCAAGACATTAGAAATGAAAGAACCACTTTCAAAATATATTGATTACCTCTCTTATATAACCAAAAACGAATTCTGCCAATATTTTAATAACACACATAAAAAAGTTATCGGAAGCATCTTTTTTTCATTCTATACCCATGATGAATTATTACAATTATTTTATCCCATTAATGCCAAAGAAGAATATTTCAAACTGTTGGTCTTAAAAAATTACTCACATGTTAAAAACTTACGTGATTTTGCAGAAAAAACAGGATGCAGCCTTTCTACCTTTAAAAGAAGATTCTCCGAGAGTTTCGGAATGCCCGCACATCGTTGGTTACAAATACGTAAATCCAGTGCAATAAAAGAAGATTTAAAAAACCACACCACAAACTTTCAAGAAATATCCGAAAGATACGGCTTCCCCTCACAAAAACACTTGTATAATTTCTGTGTCAGGCATTTAGGAGGCAGTCCCAGTTCAATAAGAAACGGAACCGAAAATACCAACTAATAGTAAAAAATTCATAACTTTAAAAAGAATTTAAAAGAACACCTTATAAGATTTTGATTATTAAACTTTTTTCCATAAGTTTGTTCTATAATTTAGTTGCCTTACAAGGCAAAATAATATTCTTTAACAAATAAAACCATCCCTTTAAGAAGGGTATACTTTGGTTATTTTTAAATTACAAATCACTACAAACTCACTAACTATGAACAATATAAATACCGAATTCGGAAAAATCACTACTTACTTATACCATTATGCCCTATATTTGACACAAAACAAAGAAGCAGCAGAAGATTTGGTACAAGATACCGCTCTTAACGCTGTCAGCAATCAGGAAAAATTTGAAAACGGAACAAATTTTAAAGCATGGACATCTAAGATCATGCATAACATATTTGTAAATGACTATAGAAAAAAAGCTGTCAGAAGAGCTGTTATATGTGAAGCTGATTCCTTACAAGTTGCATCTACCGACTCAGGACCCGGAGAAAACTTAGATATTCAAATCATTAATAATGCTATTAAAAATTTACCTCTAAAACAACGTTCCATTTGTAAATTATTGATCACAGGTTCCAAATACGAGGATATCGCCATAACCATGAATATGCCTTTAGGATCTGTAAAAAGCCAAATATTCCTTATTCGTAAGAAATTAAATCACCAATTACGAGAATTAAGAGATTAATACAGCATACACTATAAAATAAGCCGGAATTACTTACAATTCCGGCTTATTTTTACTACCCACTTGAAATAATAACGATTATTTCCCTTACCGCAT
It contains:
- a CDS encoding ABC transporter permease, whose translation is MIKIDIGKYIEIAINWLTDHWTPFFDAIDNGVGNFIDALQQGLAWIPFYIIIIAIAALAWFKAGKGIGIFTLLGLLLIYAMGFWDSTMVTLALVLSSTIIALILGIPLGIWCAENKKTEKIVHPILDLMQTMPAFVYLIPAVLFFGLGNVPGAFATVIFAMPPVVRLTTLGVKQVPQDIIEASRSFGATKRQMLFKVQLPLALPTIMTGINQTIMMSLSMVVIAAMISAGGLGEIVLKGITQMKIGLGFEGGLAVVILAIILDRITQGFVSRK
- a CDS encoding glycine betaine ABC transporter substrate-binding protein: MKYLIYINILLIITVTAGCSAKEKNSKEISIAYPNWSEGIALSYLAKNILEEQGYKVTMQNADIAPIFVSMARGKTDVFMDTWLPVTHKDYMNQYGEKLDIIGKSYNNARIGLVVPTYVSINSIEELNKNHNQFSGEIIGIDAGAGIMKSTIQAIADYPLDIELRSSSGTAMTALLKKATDAKKWIVITGWQPHWMFSVFDLKFLDDPKKSFGEAESIFTISRKGFFADDPFAGNFFSNLKLNDEQLSSLLNYFNTISDETEAANKWIDENRELVDSWISGKQ
- a CDS encoding nitroreductase family protein, whose product is MNLEEVLNYRRSVRVFDKEKQIDPEKVKHCLELATLAPNSSNMQLWEFYQIIKPELLAKISKACLDQTATATASEIVVFVTRQDLYKKRAKFVLEFERENIKRNSPKERQEKRIKDRELYYGKLMPFIYARFFGLLGFLRIILAKIIGLFRPIIREVSENDMRVVVHKSCALAAQTFMIAMANEGYDTCPLEGFDSKQIKKLLKLPHRSGVNMVIACGIRDGNKGIWGERGRVPFSEVYHRI
- a CDS encoding RDD family protein — encoded protein: MKKITFAIQRILGIIIDLSFSLYLFCILSFCISGFFYLPFLWGWLSVWMIYEVICHFFWMCTLGQKFLGIRLKSSIENKNKFVRFALRDVFTSIPGFLLVISLFLYNLLPYVLNANNIFHSYSLFYIILFFIFLIILFLLLFFRKKIFKIKIIRSVSFISKKERYKLLILYMIILVLGFFSRIANTYLTNPDLAKSAEIEYYAPRPSSSAVTKYTQYLQHNRQDINDYIFDLFKKYDHVILCERFHNEYTQWDMIYNIIKDERFSDIGTIFTEQGRADRIKDYQAYTSTTYSNDSLMEKALSGFLMKNQTLHPLWNRTSWFDFLKRVYYLNQKDSVRINVCFTSSDILVNPYAEKMYDSIMATNIINTIKSKKANKSLIIMNFRHAFLLDDYLNDNCGAYLNRTFPGKIANVLINNITLNYFSIEVAPPIQNGKWDVAFEQMGDSAYAFGFRDSPFGEDKFDLYPFISMLSKKKYEDMFTGMIYYLPLRKHVFSEGYPYMLDGENESLFLERYKLINEEYYEFIKKYELPRYKTFGRGKILYTEPRYFKINKLENRIVYSIFGIGFFVGILLLAMILLSPMKTRKKQR
- a CDS encoding pirin family protein, with product MKSIIDKAESRGHANHGWLDTHHTFSFANYYNPHRMSFGALRVLNDDKVAPGTGFDTHPHENMEIVSIPLKGHLRHGDSESNQKVITVGEIQVMSAGTGILHSEKNHSQTEPVEFLQIWVIPKHKNNRPKYNDYDIRELLLPNQWALFISPDGDAPASIDQDAWFSMGDFDAGKIIDYTLHKDNTGIYLFVLEGEIAIGDAILSRRDGIGLYETKQIQIKVLKKAKLLLMEVPIL
- a CDS encoding helix-turn-helix transcriptional regulator, which translates into the protein MNRKECELYHCEYKNILEKEFNYLQYEKGREVIFPSDKTQHIMAFVLKGEMTITYEKQPSVEAYSPQVFVVPKRSTIKIKVSEKTDSLIFYMRFTELNGFCDKFNIKDIIQDPDFLWMFKTLEMKEPLSKYIDYLSYITKNEFCQYFNNTHKKVIGSIFFSFYTHDELLQLFYPINAKEEYFKLLVLKNYSHVKNLRDFAEKTGCSLSTFKRRFSESFGMPAHRWLQIRKSSAIKEDLKNHTTNFQEISERYGFPSQKHLYNFCVRHLGGSPSSIRNGTENTN
- a CDS encoding RNA polymerase sigma factor, yielding MNNINTEFGKITTYLYHYALYLTQNKEAAEDLVQDTALNAVSNQEKFENGTNFKAWTSKIMHNIFVNDYRKKAVRRAVICEADSLQVASTDSGPGENLDIQIINNAIKNLPLKQRSICKLLITGSKYEDIAITMNMPLGSVKSQIFLIRKKLNHQLRELRD